The following are encoded in a window of Alosa sapidissima isolate fAloSap1 chromosome 10, fAloSap1.pri, whole genome shotgun sequence genomic DNA:
- the LOC121720424 gene encoding type-4 ice-structuring protein LS-12-like, with protein MVKRDVPAEIEKITKYLQELSSMLTTTTAELVEKIKAADLTSQAEAYLQEGKAQVQPLLEKVQAQLKPLTANIDEKLKPLFGPILSQIQPLAASVEAQVEDLLRKVMDHTKALLPPQ; from the exons ATGGTGAAGCGTGATGTGCCCGCGGAGATTGAGAAGATCACCAAGTACCTCCAGGAGCTGAGCAGCatgctcaccaccaccaccgctgaaCTGGTGGAGAAGATTAAGGCCGCTGACCTGACCAGCCAGGCTGA GGCTTACCTTCAGGAGGGCAAGGCTCAGGTGCAGCCACTGCTGGAGAAGGTCCAAGCACAGCTGAAGCCCCTGACAGCCAACATTGATGAGAAGCTCAAGCCCCTGTTCGGACCCATCCTGTCCCAGATCCAGCCTCTCGCTGCCTCCGTCGAGGCCCAGGTGGAGGATCTCCTCAGGAAGGTGATGGACCACACCAAGGCCCTGCTCCCTCCTCAGTAA
- the LOC121720422 gene encoding type-4 ice-structuring protein LS-12-like yields MKFTLAIALLMLVISHGTESASMVKRDVPAEIEKITKYLQELSSMLTTTTAELVEKIKAADLTSQAEAYLQEGKAQVQPLLEKVQAQLKPLTANIDEKLKPLSGPILSQIQPLAASVEAQVEDLLRKVMDHTKALLPPQ; encoded by the exons ATGAAGTTCACTCTAGCTATCGCCCTCCTGATGCTGGTTATTTCTCACG GCACTGAGTCTGCATCTATGGTGAAGCGTGATGTGCCCGCGGAGATTGAGAAGATCACCAAGTACCTCCAGGAGCTGAGCAGCatgctcaccaccaccaccgctgaaCTGGTGGAGAAGATTAAGGCCGCTGACCTGACCAGCCAGGCTGA GGCTTACCTTCAGGAGGGCAAGGCTCAGGTGCAGCCACTGCTGGAGAAGGTCCAAGCACAGCTGAAGCCCCTGACAGCCAACATTGATGAGAAGCTCAAGCCCCTGTCCGGACCCATCCTGTCCCAGATCCAGCCTCTCGCTGCCTCCGTCGAGGCCCAGGTGGAGGATCTCCTCAGGAAGGTGATGGACCACACCAAGGCCCTGCTCCCTCCTCAGTAA
- the LOC121721540 gene encoding type-4 ice-structuring protein LS-12-like has protein sequence MVKRDVPAEIEKITKYLQELSSMLTTTTAELVEKIKAADLTSQAEAYLQEGKAQVQPLLEKVQAQLKPLTANIDEKLKPLSGPILSQIQPLAASVEAQVEDLLRKVMDHTKALLPPQ, from the exons ATGGTGAAGCGTGATGTGCCCGCGGAGATTGAGAAGATCACCAAGTACCTCCAGGAGCTGAGCAGCatgctcaccaccaccaccgctgaaCTGGTGGAGAAGATTAAGGCCGCTGACCTGACCAGCCAGGCTGA GGCTTACCTTCAGGAGGGCAAGGCTCAGGTGCAGCCACTGCTGGAGAAGGTCCAAGCACAGCTGAAGCCCCTGACAGCCAACATTGATGAGAAGCTCAAGCCCCTGTCCGGACCCATCCTGTCCCAGATCCAGCCTCTCGCTGCCTCCGTCGAGGCCCAGGTGGAGGATCTCCTCAGGAAGGTGATGGACCACACCAAGGCCCTGCTCCCTCCTCAGTAA